The region TTTCGCACCGGGGAGTGCCTTCGTACGGCGGGTCGGCCGCTCGCGCGGGCGTTCCCGCACCACTCCCGTAACGACCTCTCTCATGAAGTGAGCATTGCGACCCCGTATGGCAGCCGGGACGGCGCATCGCGACACCTACCTCAACGCCAGGACGGATGTCCCTCCGGTGTGCTGCCGGTGGTGAGCTTGCGGGCACCCGTGCCGTCCGCGCGGATCGCCCAGATCGCCGGCCGGTCGAAGGGTCCCCGGACGAAGGCCACCCACTTGCCGTCCGGTGACCAGACCGGGTCCATCTCCTGGGCGGCCGTCCGCACCAGCGTCCTGTCGTCGCTGCCGTCGGCCCTGGCGATACGGATGTCTCCTCCCGTCCCCTCGCCGGGTGCTCCGGCGGTGTACGCGAAGTAGCGGCCGTCCGGGGACCAGACAGCGTCCAGGGCACGCCGGGACTGGTGGGTCACCTGCCGGGGTTCGGCGCCCGGCTGCGCCGGATCGACGACGTGGACCTGCCAGCCCGACGTCTTCTGCAGGCAGACGGCGATGAGCTTGCCGTCGGGGGACCAGGCCGGGTCCTCCACCTTCCCTGAGCCGGTGGTCAGTTGCTGCGCGGAGCCGTCCGAGACGTTCACGGCGAACAGCTGCTGCACACCGTCCGCGCGGCGCAGGACGGCCAGTCGCCTGCCGTCCGGGGACCAGGAGACCCGGCCGCCCGCGATGGCGGCGATCCGGCGGACGCCGGTACCGTCCGCGTTCGCCGTCCATACGGCCGACCCTTCCGCCGACTTACGGGTGAACGCGAACGACTTGTGGTCGGGGGACCACTGCGGGAGGGCGTCGCAGGTCCCGTCGATCAGCTGCTCGGGGTTGTCCGTGGTGGAGTCACGGCGGCCGATCACGCTGTGACATTCCGACGATCCGGGGTCCGTGTCCAGCCGGACCAGCAGCGGGGCGTCGGGGAACGCGGCGGGGGTCGATCGCCGGGTCGACGGCGAGGCCCCGCCGGCCTTGTCGGCTCCGGGCGCGCCGGAACCGGTCCAGGGATGCCACACGAGCAGCCCCGCGACGGCCGCCGCGACCAACAGCGCCGTCACGGCGACCGTCCCTCGGCGACCCCTCCGTACCCCGGCGTCGCCGGACGGGACCGGCGCCGGCGCGAGGACCGGCGGGGGCCCGAAGCCGGGGCCGGGCGGCGACTGGACGGTCAGGGGATGGGAGGCCACGGTCCGGCTCGCGGCAGGCATCGTCGGGGCGGACGTGGCGGGGCGCGGGTCGGTGACCGGTGCCCGCTCCTCGGCGACCGACGGCGGCGCGGAAACCGTCGCACGCGGGTCCGTGGCCGAGGCCCGCCCATCAGCGACCGGCGGCGCGGACACCGTCGCACGCGGGTCCGTGCCCGAGGCCCGCCCATCAGCGACCGGCGGCGCGGACACCGTCGCACGCGGGTCGGTGGGTCCGGCGGACGGGTGGTCCGTCGCCGCGAGGTATGCCGCGGGGGCCTGCCGCCGGATGAGCGCGGTCGCCTCGGCCGGCAGCCAGGTGTCCGACGGATGGCGGACCGTGAGCTGGTCGAGGAACTCCGACGGACCGGGGCGGTCGAGCGGGTCCTTGGCCAGACAGGCCGCGACCAGGCCGCGCAGCGGGTCGGGCACGTCCGTGAGATCCGGCTGTTCGTGGACGACGCGGTAGGCCCAGGCCGCCGACCCCCCGTCGCCGAAGGGAGCGCCGCCCGCCGCCTGGCTGAGCACCACGCCCAGGGCGAACATGTCCACCGCGGGAGTGAGCGTGCCGCCGACGAGTTGCTCCGGCGCGAGGAAGCCGAGCGTGCCGATCTGGAACCCGGTCTGGGTGAGGGCCGCACCGTCGAGGGCCCGTGCGATGCCGAAGTCGATGACCCGGGGGCCGTCCTCCGCGACGATGATGTTGGCGGGTTTCAGGTCGCGGTGGATGACCCCGGCCTGGTGAATGGCGGCCAGCGCCTCGGCGAGGCCGGCGGCCAGCACGGTGAGCGTCTCCGCGGGAAGCGGGCCCACCTGGTCGAGCACGTCCCGCAGCGTGGGGCCGGGAATGTAGGCCGTCACCAGCCAGGCCGGCTCGCCCTCCGGGTCGGCGTCCACGACCGGCGCGGTGTGGAAGCCGCCGACGCGGCGGGCGGCGGCCACCTCGTCGGCGAATCTGCGCCGGAACCCCGGTTCCGTGCTGAGTTCGGGCCGTACGACCTTGACGGCCACCGCCCGGCCCGACCGTGACCGGCCGAAGTAGACGACGCCCATTCCGCCCTGGCCGAGCCGTCCGACCAGCCGGTACCTGCCCTCCCCGACAGAGGCGGGATCACCTGCTCCGAGCGGTTTCATGACTCCCCCATCTCACCTCTCCGGTCCGGCTGTGGGAACGCATCGCCCCGGCCCCCGTCCCCGTCGAGCGGCCGTAATCAGCCGCGATGCTCCCCATTACCGGCCATCAGTCTAGATGTGCCGCTCATGACGTCATCGGGTCCGGAACGGTTCCCCTTCGCTCCGCCGGTTCACTCCGCCAGCGGATTCCGCAGTGGCAGATAGCGGGCGTCGGCGCCGTCGGCGCCGGTCCAGCGCAGCAGCAGGTTGGTCTTGCCGGGCAGGGTGGGCGAGGCGAGGAGTGCGGCGATCTCGGGGAAGTCGTGGCGGGACAGTTCCCCGCGTACGGCCTGCCAGGGGTCGAAGCCCGGGTGGCGTTCCCGCAGTACCTCCGCGACCTCCGTGAGGTGGTTGACGACGAGGCAGTACACGAGCCGCTCCCAGCCCGCCACCCGCGTCACGTCCGGCAGCAGCTTCACGCCCTCCGCGTCCCGGTACAGGGCCTGTACGGGGGTGCCATGGGCGTCGACCGCGATCAGACAGTTCTGGAGGTGGGCCTCGATGACGACGCCGGACCGTGCGAACAGTTCGACGACCGGTGGCACGGCACAGCGCAGATACGCCGTCCACCAGGCGGCCGGGTCGGCGAGCCCGTCGAGCGGGTTGCCGTCGAAGCCCTCGACCAGCGCGGCGGCCAGCAGCGGGGTGGCGCCCGGTACGACCTGGTCGCGCAGGCCGTCGCGGACCAGGACCGCCAGTTCCTCGAAGGCGAAGTCGGCGGTGCGGTAGCCCCGATCGCTGAGCCAGACCGGCCGGCCCTCGGCGGCGGCGACGACCGCGGCGTCCGCGCGGCGCAGATTCAGCAGGTCGTGGCGCCAGAGCCGGCGTATGTCGTTGGTGATGCGGACGTCGAGGCTGAACTTGACGAAGAGGTCGTGCTCGGGCGCGTACAGCGTGCGGACGGCCGCCGTGGGCCAGGTGTCGAACCCGGTCGTGCCCAGCCTGATCAGCCGCCCGTCGGCGAAGGCGTCGGTCAGGCTCGGGCCGACGAGGTCGAGCTGCCAGGGGTGGGCGGGCAGCAGCCGGTAGCCGGGCGGGGCCGTGCCGAAGGCGTCCAGGGCGGACACGTCGCCCTCCTCGGCGACCGTGTCCTCGCGCACGCCGAGCAGCACCAGCGGAAAGGCTGCGTACGCCTCGGGCGCGTACGGCAGCCAGCCCGCGACGGGGCCGCCGCCGCGCGCCTTGGGCGCCGGGTGGTAGGGGTGCCCGGTGAGGAGGGACTGCTCGGAGCGCCGGTACGGGTCGTCGGGCGGGGTGGTGGCGTCACGGACGGTGAGCAGTGCGGCGACCGCGTCCCGGCTGTCGGTCATCTCGGCGGGCAGCTCGGGGTTGGACAGGCCGGTGTGCGCCTGGAGTTCCTCGGCCACGAGCTTGACGAGTTCGGCGTGGGAGACCGGGTGCCAGGTGCCGCCGCCCGTGTTCACCTCGGGCGCGGCGGCCCGCCGTCCGCCCCGCACGCGCAGCAGGCGCTCCCCGCTCGGCAGCCGGTACACGCGCGGCGCGCCCGGGCCGGGGAGCGGCTGCGCCACCTCCCGCAGCAGGCAGTTGAGCAGGGGCGCGGTCGCGTACGCGTCGGCACGCGCTCCGATGCCGTCAGGTGTGGCGGGCGTCGCCGGGGGTGCGGTGGGGGGCCTGGTGGGGTCCACGCGTTCCCTCGTTTCTTACGGTACTTCCCTACGGTTGCGGTTTCCCGCAGTGCACTGGCGATCAGTATGGCTGTCGTCGTCCACGCCCGCTCATCAGCACATACCCGTACCGGAACCCGCACCCGAGGAGCCCGCCCGTGCACCGTCCCTCCAGCGCAGAGGCCGAGGTCGCCGACGAACTGGCCGCCGTACGGCCCGACCTCGTCCCGCGGTACGCGGCCGAGCTGCCCGGCGCGCGGGCCGCCGTCCTGACCCGGCTGTGGCGGGCGCTCGTCCACGAGCCGCTGCCGTGGATCGTCAGCCGCGAGAACGGTGCGGGTCTTCTGCTGGCGGACGGCCGCCGGCTGGAGGGCCCGTACGCCGATCCGTACGCCGTCGACGGCCGGGTCGGCGCCGTGCGGCTCGGGGCGGTGTCGTACGAGGATCCGGCGCGGCTGATGACGGACCTGGCCGTCCCGCACGGGGCCGCCTTCGCGGTCGAACTCGGCGACAGCGTCGCCTCGTTGGCGCTGTCCCGCGCCGACCAGGAGCACGCCCTGCGTGCGCCCGTGACCGGCTGGGAGTGGGAGCAGCGGGTCGTCGACGGGCATCCTTTCCACCCCAACTGCCGTTCCCGGCCCGGGTTCTCGGTGGCCGAGCAGCTCGCGTACGGGCCGGAGCACCGGCCGGTCGTGGAACTGCCGCTGGTGGCGGTGGACGACTGTGCCGTGCGGGGCGAGTGGCCCGAGTGGCTGCGGGACGGGGGGCGTCCGCTGATTCCGGTGCATCCCTGGCAGGCGGAGCACGTACTCGAACTCCCCGCCCGGGGTGGGTTGTCGGGGCATCCGCTGATGTCCCTGCGCAGTCTGGCGCTCCCGGCGGGCGGACCGCATCTCAAGACGGCGTTGAGCGCCCGGCTCACCTCCTCGGTACGGGACATCTCGCCGTACTCGATCGAGACGGCGGCGACGGTGTCGGCGTTCATGGAGTCCATGGCCGCGCGTCTCGACGGGCTGCTGCACATCACCCGCACCCTCGGCGCGGTCACCGCCGACTCCCCCGATCTGGCGGCGGTGCTGAGGGAGTCGCCGGACCTGTACGCGGACCCGGGGGCCGGTGAGTACGTCGTTCCCGTCGGGGCTCTCGCCGCCACCCGGTTTCCACGATCTCCGTCCTGGCTTGCCGAGTTCACGCGTCTCGCCCTCACCGTCGGTCTGCGCCTGCTCGATCTGGGCGTCGCCCTGGAGGCCCACGGTCAGAATCTCCTCGTCGTGCTGTCGGCGACCGGGGACCCGCTGCGGCTGGTCTACCGCGACCTCGCCGACATCAGGGTCAGCCCGGCCCGGCTGGCCGCTCACGGCATCGCGGCGCCGGAGCTGACCGGACGGATCGTCACCGACGACGAACCGGCCCTGCGCCGCAAGCTGTTCGGTTCGCTGGTGGCGGGGGCGCTGGGTGCGACCGCCGGTTCCGAGGCGGCACTGCGGGAGGCGCTGGAGGCGGCCGTACCGGGACTGCCGCGCACGCCCGATCTCCTGGCGCTGCTCGAACAGCCGTTGCCCACCAAGGCGTTGACCCTGATGCGGCTGTCTCCGGACTCGCCCGGAGATCTGTGGACCCAACTGCCCAATCCACTGGGAGAGGTGACGAAAGAGGGCAGCTGACGGGACCCGTTTTGAAGCGGGTCGCCCAGGGTCAATAGGATCCGTCGATGATCACAAGACAACGGCTGGCGGCGGGCGCCTGCGCCCTGCTCGCCGCCCTGGCGGCCGCGATCGCGGTCCCGGCCGAAGCCGTCGCCGACGAAACCACCGCACTCGCACCCAAGGTCAACCTCCTCCTCGACGTCAGCGGTTCGATGCGGGCGCGCGACATCGACGGCCAGTCGCGGATGGCCGCGGCGAAGCAGGCGTTCAACGAGGTGCTGGACGCGACACCCGAGGAGGTACAGCTCGGCATCCGCACGCTGGGCGCCAACTACCCGGGCGACGACCGCAAGCAGGGCTGCAAGGACACCGCGCAGCTCTACCCGGTGGGCCCGCTCGACCGCACGGAGGCCAAGGCGGCGGTCGCGACGCTCACACCCACCGGGTGGACGCCGATCGGTCCCTCACTGCTGAAGGCCGCCGACGACCTGAACGGCGGTGAGGGCACCAAGCGCATCGTGCTCATCAGTGACGGCGAGGACACCTGCGCGCCGCTCGACCCGTGCGAGGTGGCCCGGGAGATCGCGGCCAAGGGCATCGGGCTCACCATCGACACCCTCGGCCTGGTCCCGAACACCAAGATGCGGCAGCAGCTGAGCTGTATCGCGGAGGCGACCGGCGGGACGTACACCTCGGTCGAGCACACGGACGAACTCACCGACAAGGTCAACCAGTTGGTTGTCCGGGCCGCCGACCCGGTGGTGACGCCGGTGGCCGTCGAGGGCGCGGCGGGATGCACGAGCGCTCCTGCGGTGAAGTCCGGTCTCTACACGGACCGCGAGGAGTTCGGCCAGCAGCGCTGGTACCGCGTCGACGTGCTTCCCGGGCAGGAACTGCGCGCCTCGGTGAGCGTGTCCGCCGACCGGGCCGTCAACCCCGACTACGGGGTGCTGCTGCGGGCGGTGACCACGCACGGCCGTGAGATCGTCCGCGGCGAGGGCAACGGCACCGGCCGTACCGATGTCATCTCGACCGGTCTGCGCTATCCGAAGGCGGAGGCCGACGACGAGGACAAGCCGGCGGCCGAGACGGTGTGTCTCCAGGTCACCAACTCCTTCTCGGCGGCCAGTGGTGTGCGGTCCACGCCCGGTCTGCCGCTCGAACTGACCGTCGACGTCGTCGACGGCCCGAGCCAGGCGAGCGACGTGGCCTCCTTCGGTCTCGGCCGCGGCTGGTGGCTGCTGGGCGCGCTCGTCCTGTTCGGCTTCCTCACGGGTGTCCTGTGGGGCTGGATCTCGCGCCTGCGGGTCTCGGTCGGGAGGACCAACTGATGCGAGTTGTACGAGTGATGCGAGTTCCGGTAAGACAACTGCTGCGCGGGACCCGCGTGTTGGGCTCGGCCGTGCTGCTGCTCGGGCTGGCCGCGACCCCGGCCGTCGCCGACGCCTCCCCTTCCCCGAGCCCCTCGGACGGCAGCTCGGCCCCCACCTCGGCGGGCACGTCGTTCCGTACTGCGACGGAGATCGACCAGGGTCAGCAGGCCACCGCGAGCGGTTCCGCGGGCGACTACCTGTACTGGTCGTTCCCTGCGGACTCCGGCCAACGCCCCACCGTCAAGGCGACGGTGAAGCTGCCGGACACACACGCGTCGGAGGCCTGGCAGCTCGACGTGTACGACGGCCTGCGGCGCCGTCAGGCCTGCCAGTACGGCGCCCAGACGCGCACCGCCGCCTCGGACACCGCGTCCGTGGAGCTGGCGTGCACCCTGCGCACGGTCCGCGCCTGGTCGGAGCCGTGGGCCAACGACCCGCTGCCGGGCACGTACTACGTCAGGCTGACGGCCGTGAACCTTCCGACCTCCGACCTCGGCCTCCCGGTCGACGCCCAAGTGCGGGTCGACTCCAAGGACATCGGTGGTGCGGCGGCCGTGGACGGCTCGCTGGCCGAGCCGCTGGTTCCCGGGATCGCGGTCAAGTCCAAGGACACCGGGGACAGTTCGACGGCGTCCGCAGTGCTGTCGAGCATCGAGCCCGACGACGGCTGGTCCTCCGGCTGGTGGTCCGACCGCTGGGTCTGGACGGCGATCGGCGGCGCGCTGGCCGCTCTGGCGGGCGTCGCCGGCTACGCCCTGACGCGCGGCTCGGGCCGCCCGAGGCAGGTTCCGCCGGGCGCCTGACCCGAAGCCGACGGTTCGTCGGCATGCCCGCCGCGCAGGGTCGCGGCGGGCATGCCGTGCCTCAGGCCTCGCGCAGGGCCTTGGCGAGTGTCCCGTCGCCGGTCACCTCGATACGTCCGTCCCGTACGGCGTCCAGCACGCTCGCGTCTCCCCGGCCGACCGCCGCACACGTGCCGGTGTCCATCGTCAGGCGGGCGTCGGGCTCCTCGGGCGCGGGGCCGGTCCCGTACACCGGAACGTCCTGGGAACCCACGTACAGATGGAACTGGCCCTCCTCCAGCCGGACTTCGACGAGCCCTCCGCCGCTCACCCCGTCCACCGCGCCCAGCCCACGCAGCAAAGGCAGCGCGAACCAGTGGGCCCGTACGGCGTCCGTGGCGCGTCGCTCGCCCAGCTCGGGGCCGCCCCACTCCCCCAGCGCCTGCAGCACGGGCAGCAACTGGCTTCCCCGGCCGGTGAGTTCGTACACGTACGCGGCGCCCGGCGGGGGCAGCCTGCGCCGGGTCGTGAGGCCGTCCCGCTCCATGTCCTTGAGCCGCGACGCCAGTACGTCCGTGCTGACGCCCGGCAGGTCCGTGTGCAGGTCGGTGTAGCGGCGCGGACCGGCCAGCAGCTCCCGGACGATCAGGAGAGTCCAGCGGTCGCCGACGACATCGAGGGCGCGAGCGACGGAACAGTGCTGGTCGTAGCTTCGGCGAGGTGACATGCGACGCAGTCTAGACATGTTGTTGGACTTTCCAAGCGGAAGCTTGGTAAAACCAAGCAACACACGAACCGGAGGGGCGTAAGCGCATGGAGTTCCGGCAGTCGAGCAAGCTCAGTGAGGTCTGCTACGAGATCCGCGGACCGGTGATCGAGCACGCCGACGCACTGGAGGAGGCGGGCCACAGCGTCCTGCGCCTCAACACCGGCAACCCCGCCCTCTTCGGCTTCGAGGCACCGCCGGAGATCCTCCAGGACATGATCCGCATGCTGCCGCAGGCCCACGGCTACACGGACTCGCGCGGCATCCTCTCCGCGCGCCGGGCCGTCGCCCAGCGCTACCAGGACCGCGGCCTGGAGGTCGACGTCGACGACGTATTCCTCGGCAACGGCGTCTCGGAACTGGTCTCGATGGCCGTCCAGGCCCTCGTCGAGGACGGCGACGAAGTCCTCATCCCCGCCCCGGACTTCCCCCTCTGGACGGCCGTCACGACCCTCGCCGGAGGCAAGGCGGTCCACTACCTCTGCGACGAACAGGCCGACTGGTACCCGGACCTGGACGACATGGCGGCGAAGATCACCGACCGCACCAAGGCCGTGGTCATCATCAACCCGAACAACCCCACCGGCGCGGTCTACCCGAAGGAGATCATCGAGGGCATCCTCGACCTGGCCCGCCGTCACGGCCTCATGGTCTTCGCCGACGAGATCTACGACCAGATCCTGTACGACGACGAGGTGCACCACTCGGCCGCCACCCTCGCCCCCGACCTGGTCGTCCTCACCTTCTGCGGTCTGTCGAAGACGTACCGAGTGGCCGGCTTCCGCTCGGGCTGGCTCGTGGTGACCGGCCCGAAGCAGCACGCGCGCAGCTACCTCGAAGGCCTCACCATGCTGGCCTCGATGCGCCTGTGCCCCAACGCGCCCGCGCAGTACGCCATCCAGGCCGCGCTCGGCGGCCGGCAGTCCATCCACGAACTCACCGCCCCCGGCGGCAGGTTGTGCGAACAGCGCGACCGCGCGTGGGAACGCCTCAACGAGATCCCGGGCGTCTCGTGCGTCAAGCCGAAGGGCGCGCTGTACGCGTTCCCGCGCCTCGACCCGGCCGTGCACAAGATCCACGACGACGAGAAGTTCGTCCTGGACCTGCTTCTCCAGGAGAAGATCCAGGTCGTGCAGGGGACGGGCTTCAACTGGCCCTCCCCCGACCACTTCCGCATCCTCACGCTCCCGTACGCGGACGACCTGGAGGTGGCGATCAGCCGGATCGGGCGTTTTTTGAGTGGTTATCGGCAGTAACGCCGACCGGGGCGGTCGACCGGCGTCCGTCATGGGTAACCCCTCCTCATGACGGACCGACCGCTGCTGCTCCTCGACGTCGACGGCCCCCTCAACCCGTTCCGCGCCCGGCTGCTGCGCCACCGGGGGTACGTGACTCGCCGGGTGCACCCCGCCAACTGGTCCGCACGGCAGAAACCGGGCTCGCGCCGGCTCAGGCGGGGCCTGCGGATACGGCTGCACCCGGGACACGGCGCCCGGCTGCTCGCCCTGCCGTACGACCTGGCGTGGGCCACGACCTGGATGCACGAGGCGAACGAGATGATCGCCCCGGTGATCGGCCTGCCGACGGCCCTCCCGGTGATCGAGTTCACCAACCTGTTCGCCGAGGACCCCGACGGCCTGTACTGGAAGACACGACGCGTCGTGGAGTGGGCCGACGGTCGCCCCTTCGTCTGGGTCGACGACCTGATCACCGACCTCGACGTCCGCCATGTGGCCGAACACCACGCCGGGCCGGCACTTCTCCTGAAGATCGACCCGCGCCGGGGTCTCGGGGAGCGCGAGTTCGCCGAGCTGGAGCGCTGGGCTCGCGTTGTCAGACCCGGGTCGTAGTCTTCGAAAGGGTCGAAGCGACCGTTCGACCTCAGCAGCCGACGACCGGGGAGGAGTGCGCCATGACCCGTCCGCCGACCCCCGCCCAGCGACGCGTCATCGACGCCGCCGACCCCGTCACCGGACGGCTGCGGGGTACGGAGTTCCAGCTCGCCGCGCTGGTGAAGCGGGGGCTCGCCTTCCGGCACCCGCGGCCACCGCACGCCCACTTCCTGACACCGACCGGCCATCGCATACGCGAGGAGACCCAGCGCACGGACCCGCCGGCCCCTGCCGAGGTCGCCCCTGCCTCGGGAGCCCCGGGGGTGTTCGCCGCTCGGGTGGGCGGCGAGGAGGAGATACCGGCCGCCGGGCCCGCCCGGGTCCGTGAGGTGCACAGTGCCTGGCAGGGGCTGCTGGAGCTGCGCCGGATGACCAATACGGACGGCGCCATGGACCGTCCGTGCGGCTGGGAGCGTACGCATCTGGTGCAGGCCGCCGCGCTGGCGCTGGAGGCGGCCGGGCACCACCCCGAGGACGGAGGCGGGGGCGGGACCGGTGGTGGCTACCGGGTGCGGGCGACTCCACAGCCGGAGGCCGTCGCCGTGCGTGAGCCCGACGGTGACGCGCTGCGGGCCTGTGCGGCCACTCTGGAGAAGGCGGGCTGGCAGGTCGGCGAGCACACCGAACCGCGTACCGGCGCGCGCTATCTGCTGGCGTCACCCCGGCGGAAGTGACAGCCGGGTACGCGAAGGCGGTTGACGGCCGTGAGCAACCGCTCAGTACGCTTGCGCCCTCGTCATGAAGTCGAGCTGTCGAGTTGTCGTGAAGGGGAAGTCGTGGCCGAACCGTTTTCCGTCCCGGTGACCGTGCGCGGGTACGAGACCGATATGCAGGGGCACGTCAATCAGAGTGTGTATCTCAACTACGCGGAACACGCCCGCTGGTCGTTACTCCACGCGGCCGGCATCAGCCAGGCGGAGCTGATAGCCGAGGGCGTGGGACCGGTGGCTCTGGAGACCACCATCCGCTATCAGCGGGAGCTGCTCGCGGGCGACGACGTGGAGGTGACCTGCGACTTCATCTGGGGCGAGGGCAAGACCTTCCGGATCCGGCAGACGATCCGCAAGGCCGACGGCTCGGTCGCGGCGGAACTCACGGCGGTCGGCGGGCTGATGGACCTCCAGGCACGCAAGCTGGTCGCCGACCCGAAGAAGTACTTCCGCACACTGGCGTCGGAGCCGCAGCTGTTCGGCCTCTGAGCGGCACTCACAGCGACCTTTCGGCTGACCGGTGGTGTGACGG is a window of Streptomyces sp. B21-083 DNA encoding:
- a CDS encoding HAD domain-containing protein; the encoded protein is MTDRPLLLLDVDGPLNPFRARLLRHRGYVTRRVHPANWSARQKPGSRRLRRGLRIRLHPGHGARLLALPYDLAWATTWMHEANEMIAPVIGLPTALPVIEFTNLFAEDPDGLYWKTRRVVEWADGRPFVWVDDLITDLDVRHVAEHHAGPALLLKIDPRRGLGEREFAELERWARVVRPGS
- a CDS encoding acyl-CoA thioesterase: MAEPFSVPVTVRGYETDMQGHVNQSVYLNYAEHARWSLLHAAGISQAELIAEGVGPVALETTIRYQRELLAGDDVEVTCDFIWGEGKTFRIRQTIRKADGSVAAELTAVGGLMDLQARKLVADPKKYFRTLASEPQLFGL
- a CDS encoding IucA/IucC family siderophore biosynthesis protein, encoding MHRPSSAEAEVADELAAVRPDLVPRYAAELPGARAAVLTRLWRALVHEPLPWIVSRENGAGLLLADGRRLEGPYADPYAVDGRVGAVRLGAVSYEDPARLMTDLAVPHGAAFAVELGDSVASLALSRADQEHALRAPVTGWEWEQRVVDGHPFHPNCRSRPGFSVAEQLAYGPEHRPVVELPLVAVDDCAVRGEWPEWLRDGGRPLIPVHPWQAEHVLELPARGGLSGHPLMSLRSLALPAGGPHLKTALSARLTSSVRDISPYSIETAATVSAFMESMAARLDGLLHITRTLGAVTADSPDLAAVLRESPDLYADPGAGEYVVPVGALAATRFPRSPSWLAEFTRLALTVGLRLLDLGVALEAHGQNLLVVLSATGDPLRLVYRDLADIRVSPARLAAHGIAAPELTGRIVTDDEPALRRKLFGSLVAGALGATAGSEAALREALEAAVPGLPRTPDLLALLEQPLPTKALTLMRLSPDSPGDLWTQLPNPLGEVTKEGS
- a CDS encoding VWA domain-containing protein, producing the protein MITRQRLAAGACALLAALAAAIAVPAEAVADETTALAPKVNLLLDVSGSMRARDIDGQSRMAAAKQAFNEVLDATPEEVQLGIRTLGANYPGDDRKQGCKDTAQLYPVGPLDRTEAKAAVATLTPTGWTPIGPSLLKAADDLNGGEGTKRIVLISDGEDTCAPLDPCEVAREIAAKGIGLTIDTLGLVPNTKMRQQLSCIAEATGGTYTSVEHTDELTDKVNQLVVRAADPVVTPVAVEGAAGCTSAPAVKSGLYTDREEFGQQRWYRVDVLPGQELRASVSVSADRAVNPDYGVLLRAVTTHGREIVRGEGNGTGRTDVISTGLRYPKAEADDEDKPAAETVCLQVTNSFSAASGVRSTPGLPLELTVDVVDGPSQASDVASFGLGRGWWLLGALVLFGFLTGVLWGWISRLRVSVGRTN
- a CDS encoding IucA/IucC family protein; the encoded protein is MDPTRPPTAPPATPATPDGIGARADAYATAPLLNCLLREVAQPLPGPGAPRVYRLPSGERLLRVRGGRRAAAPEVNTGGGTWHPVSHAELVKLVAEELQAHTGLSNPELPAEMTDSRDAVAALLTVRDATTPPDDPYRRSEQSLLTGHPYHPAPKARGGGPVAGWLPYAPEAYAAFPLVLLGVREDTVAEEGDVSALDAFGTAPPGYRLLPAHPWQLDLVGPSLTDAFADGRLIRLGTTGFDTWPTAAVRTLYAPEHDLFVKFSLDVRITNDIRRLWRHDLLNLRRADAAVVAAAEGRPVWLSDRGYRTADFAFEELAVLVRDGLRDQVVPGATPLLAAALVEGFDGNPLDGLADPAAWWTAYLRCAVPPVVELFARSGVVIEAHLQNCLIAVDAHGTPVQALYRDAEGVKLLPDVTRVAGWERLVYCLVVNHLTEVAEVLRERHPGFDPWQAVRGELSRHDFPEIAALLASPTLPGKTNLLLRWTGADGADARYLPLRNPLAE
- a CDS encoding winged helix-turn-helix transcriptional regulator produces the protein MSPRRSYDQHCSVARALDVVGDRWTLLIVRELLAGPRRYTDLHTDLPGVSTDVLASRLKDMERDGLTTRRRLPPPGAAYVYELTGRGSQLLPVLQALGEWGGPELGERRATDAVRAHWFALPLLRGLGAVDGVSGGGLVEVRLEEGQFHLYVGSQDVPVYGTGPAPEEPDARLTMDTGTCAAVGRGDASVLDAVRDGRIEVTGDGTLAKALREA
- a CDS encoding pyridoxal phosphate-dependent aminotransferase, which translates into the protein MEFRQSSKLSEVCYEIRGPVIEHADALEEAGHSVLRLNTGNPALFGFEAPPEILQDMIRMLPQAHGYTDSRGILSARRAVAQRYQDRGLEVDVDDVFLGNGVSELVSMAVQALVEDGDEVLIPAPDFPLWTAVTTLAGGKAVHYLCDEQADWYPDLDDMAAKITDRTKAVVIINPNNPTGAVYPKEIIEGILDLARRHGLMVFADEIYDQILYDDEVHHSAATLAPDLVVLTFCGLSKTYRVAGFRSGWLVVTGPKQHARSYLEGLTMLASMRLCPNAPAQYAIQAALGGRQSIHELTAPGGRLCEQRDRAWERLNEIPGVSCVKPKGALYAFPRLDPAVHKIHDDEKFVLDLLLQEKIQVVQGTGFNWPSPDHFRILTLPYADDLEVAISRIGRFLSGYRQ
- a CDS encoding protein kinase domain-containing protein: MKPLGAGDPASVGEGRYRLVGRLGQGGMGVVYFGRSRSGRAVAVKVVRPELSTEPGFRRRFADEVAAARRVGGFHTAPVVDADPEGEPAWLVTAYIPGPTLRDVLDQVGPLPAETLTVLAAGLAEALAAIHQAGVIHRDLKPANIIVAEDGPRVIDFGIARALDGAALTQTGFQIGTLGFLAPEQLVGGTLTPAVDMFALGVVLSQAAGGAPFGDGGSAAWAYRVVHEQPDLTDVPDPLRGLVAACLAKDPLDRPGPSEFLDQLTVRHPSDTWLPAEATALIRRQAPAAYLAATDHPSAGPTDPRATVSAPPVADGRASGTDPRATVSAPPVADGRASATDPRATVSAPPSVAEERAPVTDPRPATSAPTMPAASRTVASHPLTVQSPPGPGFGPPPVLAPAPVPSGDAGVRRGRRGTVAVTALLVAAAVAGLLVWHPWTGSGAPGADKAGGASPSTRRSTPAAFPDAPLLVRLDTDPGSSECHSVIGRRDSTTDNPEQLIDGTCDALPQWSPDHKSFAFTRKSAEGSAVWTANADGTGVRRIAAIAGGRVSWSPDGRRLAVLRRADGVQQLFAVNVSDGSAQQLTTGSGKVEDPAWSPDGKLIAVCLQKTSGWQVHVVDPAQPGAEPRQVTHQSRRALDAVWSPDGRYFAYTAGAPGEGTGGDIRIARADGSDDRTLVRTAAQEMDPVWSPDGKWVAFVRGPFDRPAIWAIRADGTGARKLTTGSTPEGHPSWR